The Pelistega ratti genome window below encodes:
- a CDS encoding YadA-like family protein, whose protein sequence is MNKIFKVIWNHATQTWVAVSELQTARGKTKTLSSSKVSVIALSLATTGATLIGGEALGAVVVNDGFTGGGGNAQATGSSAIAIGWGAKAGTNTSCNTVSRQAIAIGNEANASGEMSVAISSSANASANDAVAIGNRSNSAGSNGVAIGSHASSSSEHSTAVGSHANAVTRGSVAIGKYAQVINGTIVDNNPQERNPDGTLKPTLLDHFQWIRGKQGDSPTVGENSTGGFALGAFAVAYPTGTAIGNNAFSQPDSLAFGNGAVSLSKPSSGGTSLPGMALGLTAWSSGQGAQAIGTGTRADGAYSISQGSKATTSRGGSVAIGYEAGGKSATSGDRRQFPAGSFATYTLQETPEGLTSTSIGATARGLADGSVAIGRSANVDSNYKLSVALGTGSEVTEDVHSGNEAKFVTYKDANGNNVTQNFTGTYKAIEGLGTSSTGLLTSSNAKGTSVLSVGRAGLERQIQHVAAGRVADDSTDAINGSQLYNILNYMGFNVHEKNNSVARINNNQFINFIDGNLTSVTVTPNNGTNPSIKYDVKQGTFGTTTNGTLSSGNPGVATVASVVTAVNNSGWWTNAGGNVVGSSTNTLIKPGNGVNFVAGSGLTIAQSVVNGVVTYTLTANATGGATGATGATGATGATGPQGEKGDTGATGATGATGEKGDTGATGATGATGPQGETGATGATGPQGATGATGATGPQGETGATGATGPQGETGATGATGAQGEKGDTGATGATGAQGEKGDTGATGATGAQGEKGDTGATGAQGEKGDTGATGATGAQGEKGDTGATGATGPQGEKGDTGATGATGPQGEKGDTGATGATGAQGEKGDTGATGATGATGATGAQGEKGDTGATGATGAQGEKGDTGATGATGAQGEKGDTGATGATGAQGEKGDTGATGATGPQGEKGDTGATGATGPQGEKGDTGATGATGPQGPAGKDAKANVTSDEANGTHTITIVDGNGTTTSAVVKDGHHFVKTEKSQDSISGKPNDEGSKVNTGDNVTFVAAKNLEIAQDGNKVTYGLSDQVELGQKGEPGQDGQPGKDGVDGSIGVNGKDGSAVVINGKDGSIGLNGKDGKDGLTFKSADGPQGVQGEKGENGLPGANGTTRIVYQPTDPDGTPKGDPEQVATLNDGLIFTGNNEELNRHKLNTVVKIVGEGVNKEASDKFTSATGNINVKADGADTLEVQLNKDLDLTSNGSVTIGDTVIKNGNITFTNNNGTVSGLKDHLTAPVTAPTSNVTQTTVPDTITEDQKNQAATVGDVLNAGWNLKANGQAVDAVTHGNTVDFTSKNGSVTINATTNGSVSTVDLSVATTNIAANNTTGQAQIVDDKGDPITNKDDLDKASNKTVTAGDVVNTINNSGWTTNNAKVIDENGNVVKDADGNDVTKNVVVNPGDQVNYVNGKGSTANVTVTTDPSSGKDTVNVSYDVKAGDSTITVDDDGVKVNTGNITAASDQDVKDAAGNVTTKAGQVSVKGTPVGEETQADADAREGNKVATVKNVADAINSAGWIVNTGRADDKNMSFETEKGTAEKISAGDKVNFQAGKNLEVKRDGENIIYTTSKDIEVQTVTVTGEPGKDGQPGKDASVVVGQKGEPGQDGQPGKDGVDGSIGVNGKDGSAVVINGKDGSIGLNGKDGKDGLTFKSADGPQGVQGEKGENGLPGANGTTRIVYQPTDPDGTPKGDPEQVATLNDGLIFTGNNEELNRHKLNTVVKIVGEGVNKEASANFTSATGNINVVANKADTLTVKLNKDLDLTSDGSVKIGDTVIKNGTVSNLTNHINNAKNVTGGVDNATQTAPITNITEAEKNQAATVGDVLNAGWNLKANGQAVDAVTHGNTVDFTSKNGSVTINATTNGSVSTVDLSVATTNIAANNTTGQAQIVDDKGDPITDSKELADAGNKTVTAGDVVNTINNSGWTTNNAKVIDENGNVVKDADGKEITKSVVVNPGDQVNYVDGKGSTANITVTTDPTTGKDTVNVSYDVKAGDNTITVDNDGVKVNTGNITAASNQDVKDAAGNVITKAGQVSVVGTPVGEETQAKANAREGSKVATVQNVADAINSAYHTVNASNSDIQVVASNGTTTVRAGDTLNFEAGKNLVVNQTGKNIAFGLVKDIDVQTVTVTGEPGKDGQPGKDASVVVGQKGEPGKDGQPGKDGVDGTIGVNGKDGSAVVINGKDGSIGLNGKDGKDGLTFKSADGPQGVEGKAGKDGLPGANGTTRIVYQPTNPDGTPKGDPEQVATLNDGLIFAGNDNVKKRHKLNTVVQVKGEGVDEAASKSFQSASGNINVKADDNGTLQVQLNKDLQNINTISNGNTRITLNPGGGTTISGGNVSVDGNRITNVAPGRDGTDAVNVNQLNQVTNNINKKVGDLNKRIKGVGANAAATAALPQVFLPGKSMVAAGAGTYEGASALAIGYSRASDNGKVILKLNGTVNTQNEYSAGVGVGYQW, encoded by the coding sequence ATGAATAAAATATTTAAAGTTATTTGGAATCATGCGACACAAACATGGGTTGCTGTATCAGAATTACAAACAGCAAGAGGCAAAACAAAGACTTTATCTTCAAGTAAAGTCTCCGTCATCGCATTATCATTAGCGACTACAGGGGCGACACTGATTGGTGGTGAGGCACTGGGTGCTGTTGTTGTAAATGATGGGTTTACTGGAGGTGGTGGTAATGCTCAAGCGACAGGCTCTAGTGCGATTGCAATTGGTTGGGGGGCGAAAGCTGGAACTAATACTTCTTGTAATACGGTATCTAGACAAGCCATTGCTATTGGTAATGAAGCGAATGCAAGCGGTGAAATGTCTGTTGCAATTTCATCTTCCGCAAATGCATCTGCAAATGATGCGGTAGCTATAGGTAATAGATCAAATTCTGCAGGTTCTAATGGGGTGGCTATAGGTAGTCACGCAAGCTCATCAAGTGAGCATTCAACCGCAGTTGGTTCTCACGCAAATGCAGTAACAAGAGGATCGGTAGCGATTGGGAAATATGCTCAGGTAATCAATGGAACTATTGTTGATAATAACCCTCAAGAGCGTAATCCGGATGGCACGCTGAAGCCGACGTTACTAGATCATTTTCAGTGGATAAGAGGAAAACAGGGTGATTCCCCAACGGTTGGAGAAAATAGTACAGGCGGATTTGCGTTGGGTGCTTTTGCGGTTGCTTATCCTACCGGTACGGCAATTGGTAATAATGCTTTCTCACAGCCGGATAGTCTTGCGTTTGGTAATGGTGCGGTGTCATTAAGTAAGCCTTCTTCAGGTGGTACATCATTACCCGGAATGGCGTTAGGTTTGACTGCATGGTCATCCGGGCAAGGTGCTCAAGCAATCGGTACAGGCACTCGTGCTGATGGAGCTTATTCAATTTCTCAAGGTTCAAAAGCTACAACATCTCGAGGTGGATCTGTTGCTATTGGTTATGAAGCCGGTGGAAAATCAGCTACTTCAGGTGATAGACGACAATTCCCAGCTGGTTCATTTGCAACTTATACGCTTCAAGAAACTCCGGAAGGATTAACTTCTACCTCTATCGGTGCTACAGCTCGTGGTCTTGCAGATGGCTCTGTTGCTATTGGTCGTTCAGCAAATGTTGATTCTAACTATAAACTTTCTGTTGCGTTGGGTACAGGCTCGGAAGTAACAGAAGATGTGCATAGCGGTAATGAGGCGAAATTTGTTACTTATAAAGACGCAAATGGTAATAATGTTACTCAAAACTTCACAGGTACTTACAAAGCGATTGAAGGTTTAGGTACAAGTAGTACAGGGCTTTTAACATCAAGCAATGCAAAAGGTACAAGTGTTTTATCTGTGGGTAGAGCAGGCCTAGAACGCCAAATCCAACACGTTGCCGCAGGTCGTGTAGCAGATGATTCGACCGATGCGATCAATGGTTCACAGCTCTATAATATTTTAAATTATATGGGCTTTAACGTGCATGAGAAAAACAACTCAGTAGCTCGTATCAACAATAACCAATTTATTAATTTTATTGATGGCAACTTAACGTCTGTCACCGTTACACCAAATAACGGCACCAATCCAAGCATTAAATATGATGTCAAACAAGGGACATTTGGCACAACAACAAACGGTACGTTAAGTTCTGGCAATCCTGGTGTGGCGACGGTTGCTTCTGTTGTCACTGCTGTAAATAATTCAGGTTGGTGGACAAATGCTGGCGGTAATGTTGTCGGAAGCTCAACGAATACATTGATTAAGCCTGGAAATGGCGTTAATTTTGTCGCAGGATCTGGCTTAACCATTGCACAAAGTGTGGTGAATGGTGTCGTAACCTATACGCTTACGGCTAACGCAACAGGCGGAGCGACCGGGGCAACGGGCGCGACTGGTGCTACTGGGGCAACCGGTCCACAGGGTGAGAAAGGTGATACCGGTGCGACAGGTGCAACCGGAGCAACCGGCGAGAAAGGTGATACCGGCGCAACAGGTGCAACCGGTGCAACCGGTCCGCAAGGTGAAACAGGAGCTACTGGGGCAACCGGTCCACAAGGTGCAACAGGTGCTACTGGGGCAACCGGTCCACAAGGTGAAACAGGTGCTACTGGGGCAACCGGTCCGCAAGGTGAAACAGGTGCTACTGGGGCAACCGGCGCACAAGGCGAAAAAGGTGATACCGGCGCGACAGGTGCAACTGGTGCACAAGGTGAGAAAGGTGATACCGGCGCGACAGGTGCAACTGGTGCACAAGGTGAGAAAGGTGATACCGGCGCGACAGGTGCACAAGGCGAGAAAGGTGATACTGGTGCGACAGGTGCAACCGGTGCACAAGGCGAGAAAGGTGATACTGGTGCAACAGGTGCAACCGGTCCACAAGGTGAGAAAGGTGATACCGGCGCAACAGGTGCAACCGGCCCACAAGGCGAGAAAGGTGATACTGGTGCAACAGGTGCAACCGGTGCACAAGGTGAGAAAGGTGATACCGGCGCAACAGGTGCTACTGGTGCTACTGGGGCAACCGGCGCACAAGGCGAAAAAGGTGATACCGGCGCGACAGGTGCAACTGGTGCACAAGGTGAGAAAGGTGATACCGGCGCGACAGGTGCAACCGGTGCACAAGGTGAGAAAGGTGATACCGGCGCAACAGGTGCAACCGGCGCACAAGGTGAGAAAGGTGATACCGGCGCGACAGGTGCAACCGGTCCACAAGGTGAGAAAGGTGATACCGGCGCGACAGGTGCAACCGGTCCACAAGGTGAGAAAGGTGATACCGGCGCGACAGGTGCAACCGGTCCACAAGGTCCAGCAGGTAAAGATGCCAAAGCGAATGTAACCTCAGATGAGGCAAACGGTACCCACACCATTACGATTGTGGACGGTAACGGTACGACAACCTCAGCAGTTGTAAAAGACGGTCATCACTTTGTTAAGACTGAGAAATCTCAAGATAGTATTTCTGGTAAACCAAATGATGAAGGAAGCAAAGTAAATACCGGTGATAATGTGACCTTTGTTGCTGCGAAAAACTTAGAAATCGCTCAAGATGGTAACAAAGTGACTTATGGTTTATCTGATCAAGTTGAACTTGGTCAAAAAGGTGAACCGGGTCAAGATGGTCAACCGGGTAAAGACGGTGTTGATGGCTCTATCGGTGTAAACGGTAAAGACGGTTCAGCGGTGGTGATCAACGGTAAAGATGGTTCAATTGGCTTGAATGGTAAAGACGGTAAAGACGGTTTAACCTTCAAATCAGCTGACGGTCCTCAAGGCGTTCAGGGTGAGAAAGGTGAGAATGGTTTACCGGGTGCAAACGGTACAACCCGTATTGTTTACCAACCAACCGATCCGGATGGTACGCCAAAAGGTGATCCTGAGCAAGTGGCAACACTCAATGACGGACTTATCTTCACTGGTAATAACGAAGAGCTAAATCGTCACAAATTAAATACCGTGGTGAAAATTGTCGGTGAAGGTGTAAATAAAGAGGCTTCAGATAAGTTTACATCTGCGACAGGCAATATCAATGTGAAAGCAGATGGTGCGGATACATTAGAAGTTCAATTGAACAAAGATTTAGACCTCACATCAAATGGTAGCGTAACAATTGGTGATACGGTTATTAAGAATGGCAATATAACATTTACCAATAATAATGGTACTGTTTCGGGTCTAAAAGATCATTTAACCGCTCCAGTTACTGCACCAACAAGCAATGTAACACAAACCACCGTACCTGATACCATTACAGAGGATCAGAAAAACCAAGCGGCTACAGTGGGTGATGTACTTAATGCAGGTTGGAACTTAAAAGCCAATGGTCAAGCTGTAGATGCTGTAACCCATGGTAATACTGTGGACTTTACAAGCAAAAATGGTAGTGTAACTATTAATGCAACAACTAATGGCAGCGTTTCAACCGTTGATTTATCGGTAGCAACAACCAATATTGCGGCGAATAACACAACAGGTCAAGCACAGATTGTGGATGATAAGGGCGACCCTATCACCAATAAAGATGACTTGGATAAAGCAAGCAATAAAACAGTTACGGCAGGCGATGTTGTCAATACCATCAATAACAGTGGTTGGACGACCAACAATGCCAAAGTGATTGATGAAAATGGCAATGTTGTTAAAGATGCTGATGGTAATGATGTAACTAAAAATGTTGTTGTTAACCCGGGCGATCAAGTCAATTACGTTAATGGCAAAGGTAGTACCGCTAATGTAACGGTAACGACTGATCCATCATCAGGTAAAGATACCGTTAACGTATCTTACGACGTGAAAGCCGGTGATAGCACCATTACCGTGGATGATGACGGTGTGAAAGTGAATACCGGAAATATCACAGCAGCAAGCGATCAAGACGTGAAAGATGCTGCCGGTAATGTTACTACTAAAGCGGGTCAAGTGAGCGTTAAAGGTACACCTGTTGGTGAAGAAACCCAAGCTGATGCAGATGCTCGTGAGGGTAATAAAGTTGCTACTGTGAAAAATGTTGCGGATGCCATTAACAGTGCAGGTTGGATCGTGAATACCGGTAGAGCAGATGATAAGAATATGTCATTTGAAACCGAAAAAGGTACAGCTGAGAAAATCAGTGCCGGTGATAAAGTTAACTTCCAAGCGGGTAAAAACTTAGAAGTGAAACGTGATGGTGAGAATATCATCTACACGACCTCGAAAGACATCGAAGTTCAAACTGTGACAGTAACAGGTGAACCGGGTAAAGACGGTCAGCCAGGCAAAGATGCTTCTGTTGTTGTTGGTCAAAAAGGTGAACCGGGTCAAGATGGTCAACCGGGTAAAGACGGTGTTGATGGCTCTATCGGTGTAAACGGTAAAGACGGTTCAGCGGTGGTGATCAACGGTAAAGATGGTTCAATCGGCTTGAATGGTAAAGACGGTAAAGACGGACTCACCTTCAAATCAGCTGATGGTCCTCAAGGCGTTCAGGGTGAGAAAGGTGAGAATGGTTTACCGGGTGCAAACGGTACAACCCGTATTGTTTACCAACCAACCGATCCGGATGGTACGCCAAAAGGTGATCCTGAGCAAGTGGCAACACTCAATGATGGACTTATCTTCACCGGTAACAACGAAGAGTTAAATCGTCACAAATTAAATACCGTGGTGAAAATTGTCGGTGAAGGTGTAAATAAAGAGGCTTCAGCTAACTTTACATCTGCGACAGGCAATATCAATGTAGTTGCTAATAAAGCGGATACATTAACGGTTAAATTGAACAAAGATTTAGACCTCACATCAGATGGTAGCGTGAAGATTGGTGATACGGTTATTAAGAATGGTACGGTTTCTAATTTAACCAACCATATTAATAATGCGAAAAATGTCACAGGCGGTGTGGATAATGCAACCCAAACAGCACCGATTACCAACATTACCGAGGCAGAGAAAAACCAAGCGGCTACAGTGGGTGATGTACTTAATGCAGGTTGGAACTTAAAAGCCAATGGTCAAGCTGTAGATGCGGTAACGCATGGTAATACTGTGGACTTTACAAGCAAAAATGGTAGTGTAACTATTAATGCAACAACTAATGGCAGCGTTTCAACCGTTGATTTATCGGTAGCAACAACCAATATTGCGGCGAATAACACAACAGGTCAAGCACAGATTGTGGATGATAAGGGTGACCCTATCACCGATTCAAAAGAATTGGCTGATGCCGGTAATAAGACCGTTACGGCAGGTGATGTCGTCAATACCATTAATAACAGTGGTTGGACGACCAACAATGCCAAAGTGATTGATGAAAATGGCAATGTTGTTAAAGATGCTGATGGTAAAGAAATCACTAAATCTGTTGTGGTGAATCCGGGCGATCAAGTCAATTACGTTGATGGCAAAGGTTCAACTGCAAATATCACAGTGACTACTGATCCTACAACAGGTAAAGATACCGTTAACGTATCTTATGACGTGAAAGCCGGTGATAACACCATTACCGTGGATAATGACGGTGTGAAAGTGAATACCGGAAATATCACAGCAGCAAGCAATCAAGACGTGAAAGATGCTGCCGGTAATGTTATTACTAAAGCGGGTCAAGTGAGCGTAGTTGGTACACCTGTTGGTGAAGAAACCCAAGCAAAAGCCAATGCACGTGAAGGTAGCAAAGTTGCCACCGTACAAAACGTAGCCGATGCCATTAACAGTGCATATCATACAGTTAATGCCTCAAATAGTGATATTCAAGTAGTGGCTAGTAATGGTACAACAACGGTGAGAGCAGGCGATACGTTAAACTTTGAAGCAGGTAAAAATCTGGTTGTAAACCAAACAGGTAAGAATATTGCCTTTGGTTTGGTAAAAGATATTGACGTTCAAACAGTAACGGTTACAGGTGAACCGGGTAAAGACGGTCAGCCGGGTAAAGATGCTTCTGTTGTTGTTGGTCAAAAAGGTGAACCGGGTAAAGATGGTCAACCGGGTAAAGACGGTGTTGATGGTACTATCGGAGTGAACGGTAAAGACGGTTCAGCGGTGGTGATCAACGGTAAAGATGGCTCAATCGGCTTGAATGGTAAAGACGGTAAAGACGGTTTAACCTTCAAATCGGCTGATGGTCCTCAAGGCGTTGAGGGTAAAGCAGGTAAAGATGGTTTACCGGGTGCAAACGGTACAACACGTATTGTTTACCAACCAACCAATCCGGACGGTACGCCAAAAGGTGATCCTGAGCAAGTGGCAACACTCAATGATGGTCTCATCTTTGCCGGTAATGACAATGTTAAGAAACGTCATAAACTCAATACTGTTGTTCAGGTGAAAGGTGAAGGTGTTGATGAAGCCGCTTCTAAATCATTCCAGTCGGCAAGTGGTAACATCAATGTCAAAGCGGATGATAACGGTACATTGCAAGTTCAATTAAATAAAGACTTACAAAATATCAATACCATCAGCAATGGCAATACACGCATTACCCTTAACCCAGGTGGTGGTACAACCATCAGTGGTGGTAATGTAAGTGTTGATGGTAACCGAATCACCAATGTTGCTCCTGGTCGTGATGGAACAGATGCGGTTAATGTTAATCAGCTGAACCAAGTGACTAACAACATCAACAAGAAAGTAGGTGATTTGAATAAACGCATTAAAGGTGTTGGTGCGAATGCAGCAGCAACTGCAGCATTGCCACAAGTCTTCTTACCGGGTAAATCAATGGTTGCCGCTGGTGCAGGTACATACGAAGGTGCTTCTGCGTTAGCAATCGGCTACTCACGTGCGAGTGATAATGGTAAAGTTATCCTCAAACTTAACGGTACTGTTAATACACAGAATGAGTACTCAGCCGGTGTTGGTGTTGGTTACCAATGGTAA
- a CDS encoding universal stress protein produces MTHTYLVPYDASDYAKKALAWAIENAKRLEANIRVINVQPSFHTAHAKTLFTKQDIEEYQTQLFNEATQGVQALLDKAGVPATLEMGVGDPKEVIVELVKASRQTDSPIDLIIMGSRGTSPFFSGILGSVSYAIINAGICPVMIIPQEKE; encoded by the coding sequence ATGACACATACCTATCTTGTACCTTATGATGCATCTGATTATGCTAAAAAAGCCCTTGCTTGGGCAATTGAAAATGCCAAACGATTAGAGGCAAATATTCGTGTGATTAATGTTCAGCCTAGTTTTCATACTGCGCATGCCAAAACATTATTTACCAAACAAGATATTGAAGAATATCAAACACAGCTCTTTAATGAAGCTACTCAAGGTGTTCAAGCCCTATTAGATAAAGCAGGTGTTCCTGCTACTTTAGAAATGGGGGTAGGCGACCCTAAAGAAGTCATTGTGGAATTAGTAAAAGCAAGCCGTCAGACAGATAGTCCTATTGATTTAATTATTATGGGATCTCGCGGTACAAGCCCTTTCTTTAGTGGCATACTCGGTAGCGTTAGTTATGCCATTATTAATGCAGGAATTTGCCCCGTGATGATTATTCCTCAAGAAAAAGAGTAA
- a CDS encoding ImmA/IrrE family metallo-endopeptidase produces MRAELHISPKIIHWIADLEHIDPQVLADELAPKKTDDFLNGVLTKTTAEKLAKRANIPFGYLFLQTPPTVPAINIPDLRQVVGAEPLSRDFIDVLQDIEYKQEWFKDYLIEQGNEELPFVGKFPFCINVNPNDVAKDILDTLGIQDLMDHIRKLKREDYFKFLATEFERIGILVFKNSVVKHNNNRKLNINEFRGFALVDDIAPVVFINGADYPAAQLFTLIHEVAHIWIGKSGVSSWNQEQAVEAFCNKVAAEFLMPTIEFYRYWKEDDEEFSLEKLSSIFKVSRLAVTIKAVTLNLLDPNKIAKEREKLKTLKKTSSGSGDFHHTVRVRQSYRFSNTVINQVISRHIPLREAGKLLNIQADTLISIYKKQLRNVE; encoded by the coding sequence ATGAGAGCGGAATTACATATTTCTCCAAAAATTATTCATTGGATTGCAGACTTGGAACATATTGATCCACAAGTGCTGGCGGATGAGCTTGCTCCTAAAAAAACAGATGATTTTTTAAATGGTGTCTTAACTAAAACTACGGCAGAAAAACTAGCAAAGAGAGCGAATATTCCGTTTGGTTATCTTTTTTTGCAAACACCTCCAACTGTACCGGCAATTAATATACCTGATTTACGTCAAGTAGTAGGGGCAGAACCACTTAGTAGAGATTTTATTGATGTATTGCAAGATATTGAATATAAACAAGAGTGGTTCAAAGATTACTTAATTGAGCAAGGTAATGAGGAATTACCGTTTGTAGGTAAATTTCCGTTCTGTATCAACGTAAATCCTAATGATGTCGCTAAGGATATTTTAGACACTTTAGGAATTCAGGATTTAATGGATCATATTAGAAAACTAAAGCGAGAAGATTACTTTAAGTTTTTAGCAACAGAATTTGAACGCATTGGTATTTTGGTTTTTAAAAATAGTGTGGTTAAACATAACAATAATAGAAAATTAAATATTAATGAGTTTCGAGGTTTTGCCTTAGTTGATGATATTGCCCCTGTTGTATTTATTAATGGTGCGGATTATCCTGCCGCTCAATTATTTACACTTATTCATGAGGTTGCTCATATTTGGATAGGTAAATCTGGTGTTTCTTCTTGGAATCAGGAACAAGCTGTTGAAGCCTTTTGCAATAAGGTTGCTGCAGAATTTTTGATGCCTACGATTGAATTTTATCGATATTGGAAAGAAGATGATGAGGAATTTAGTTTAGAAAAGTTAAGTAGCATATTTAAAGTTAGTCGACTTGCTGTTACTATCAAGGCGGTAACTTTAAATCTATTAGATCCAAATAAAATCGCTAAAGAACGAGAGAAATTAAAAACATTAAAGAAAACAAGTAGTGGTAGTGGTGATTTTCATCATACAGTTAGAGTACGGCAGAGTTATCGATTTAGTAATACGGTTATTAATCAGGTAATAAGTCGACATATTCCTCTTAGAGAGGCAGGAAAATTATTAAATATTCAAGCGGATACGCTAATATCTATTTATAAAAAACAACTGAGGAATGTTGAATGA